One window of Arthrobacter oryzae genomic DNA carries:
- a CDS encoding bifunctional folylpolyglutamate synthase/dihydrofolate synthase, which translates to MTDEFSVESVYAELLGRAPENKMEPRLAPLFRAMDVLGEPNKAFPIIHVTGTNGKTSTARMIEAGLRAHGLSTGRYTSPHLSKVTERISIDGAPVPDETFVRIWDEIRPYLQIVDSELEAEGQPRLTYFECLTILAFAVFADQPVNVAVMEVGLGGITDATNVGDGQVAVVTPISLDHTDLLGDTTEDIAYEKAGIIKPGGFLVSAAQPVGAAQVLLEKAREVQAPYRFEGVEFGVESRTVAVGGQVVTIQGLAGRYEELLVPLHGAHQAENAAVAVAALEAFFGGEKALDADVLQEAFATVTSPGRLEVLRTAPTIIVDAAHNPEGIRVSAEAIHEAFSFTKLVVVVGVLKEKDAEEILRQLKESLGDLAAEYCFTQSNSPRAVPAEDLAEIALDLGFGEDNIHVAEKLDDALEWAVEHAESNEDLAGGVLVTGSITLVAEARILLGKADA; encoded by the coding sequence ATGACCGACGAATTTTCCGTGGAGAGCGTCTACGCCGAACTGCTGGGCCGGGCGCCGGAGAACAAGATGGAGCCGCGCCTCGCACCGCTGTTCCGTGCTATGGATGTGCTGGGGGAGCCCAACAAGGCGTTCCCGATCATCCACGTGACCGGAACCAACGGCAAGACGTCCACGGCCCGGATGATCGAAGCCGGGCTCCGCGCCCACGGCCTCAGCACCGGCCGCTACACCAGCCCGCACCTGTCCAAGGTGACCGAACGGATCAGCATCGACGGCGCCCCCGTGCCGGATGAGACCTTCGTCCGGATCTGGGATGAGATCCGGCCCTACCTGCAGATCGTGGACAGTGAGCTTGAAGCCGAGGGCCAGCCCCGGCTGACCTACTTCGAATGCCTCACCATCCTTGCCTTCGCCGTCTTCGCCGACCAGCCGGTCAACGTGGCCGTCATGGAGGTGGGCCTGGGCGGCATCACCGATGCGACCAACGTCGGTGACGGCCAGGTTGCGGTAGTGACTCCCATTTCGCTGGACCACACCGACCTCCTCGGCGACACCACGGAGGACATCGCCTACGAAAAGGCCGGCATCATCAAACCGGGCGGCTTCCTGGTCAGTGCCGCACAGCCGGTCGGCGCAGCCCAGGTGTTGCTTGAAAAGGCCCGCGAAGTCCAGGCGCCGTACCGCTTCGAAGGCGTGGAATTCGGCGTGGAATCCCGGACCGTCGCCGTTGGCGGCCAAGTGGTAACCATCCAGGGCCTGGCCGGCCGGTATGAAGAACTGCTGGTGCCGCTGCACGGAGCGCACCAGGCGGAGAATGCCGCCGTCGCCGTCGCTGCGCTGGAGGCCTTCTTCGGCGGGGAGAAGGCGCTCGACGCCGACGTCCTCCAGGAGGCGTTTGCCACGGTGACGTCCCCCGGCCGGCTGGAGGTGCTCCGGACGGCCCCGACGATCATCGTGGATGCCGCCCACAACCCCGAAGGCATCCGCGTCTCCGCCGAGGCGATCCACGAGGCTTTCAGCTTCACCAAGCTGGTGGTGGTGGTGGGTGTCCTGAAGGAGAAGGACGCCGAGGAGATCCTCCGCCAGCTCAAGGAGTCCCTGGGCGATCTCGCCGCTGAATACTGCTTCACCCAGTCCAACTCGCCGCGGGCGGTCCCGGCCGAGGACCTCGCGGAAATTGCGCTGGACCTCGGCTTCGGCGAGGACAACATCCATGTGGCTGAGAAGCTCGACGACGCCCTGGAATGGGCTGTGGAGCATGCCGAATCCAACGAAGACCTCGCAGGCGGCGTCCTGGTGACCGGCTCCATCACGCTCGTGGCGGAAGCCCGGATCCTGCTCGGAAAGGCGGACGCCTGA
- a CDS encoding vitamin K epoxide reductase family protein: MPSISNSMQNNVADGDLREREAARESLPPMTRDTQFGWLLVITGVIGWLASGALVLEKLAVLKDPNHVTACDVNPWVSCGAVMQTWQSSLFGFPNMFIGIVAFAVVITTGMAVLSGAKFARWYWLGLQAGVTLGFAFVVWLWSQALYSIHILCPFCMVVWAAMIPLFVWVTVRNITHGVIKVPAGAAKIAGDSGWIVTALLYVAVIATIFFAFIQVFIGTSGY, encoded by the coding sequence ATGCCCAGCATCTCCAATTCCATGCAGAACAACGTGGCGGACGGCGACCTCCGCGAGCGTGAAGCGGCCAGGGAGAGCCTGCCTCCCATGACCAGGGACACACAGTTCGGCTGGCTGCTGGTCATCACCGGCGTTATCGGCTGGCTCGCCTCGGGCGCCCTGGTCCTGGAAAAGCTTGCGGTGCTCAAGGATCCGAACCATGTCACCGCCTGCGACGTCAACCCGTGGGTTTCCTGCGGTGCCGTGATGCAGACCTGGCAAAGTTCCCTTTTCGGCTTCCCCAACATGTTCATCGGCATCGTGGCGTTCGCCGTCGTGATCACCACCGGCATGGCGGTGCTCTCCGGCGCCAAGTTTGCCCGCTGGTACTGGCTTGGCCTGCAGGCCGGTGTGACCCTCGGGTTTGCCTTCGTGGTGTGGCTGTGGTCGCAGGCGCTGTACTCCATCCACATCCTGTGCCCGTTCTGCATGGTGGTCTGGGCCGCGATGATTCCGCTCTTTGTGTGGGTCACGGTCCGGAACATCACGCACGGAGTGATCAAGGTTCCGGCCGGCGCGGCGAAAATCGCCGGCGACTCCGGCTGGATTGTCACCGCCCTGCTCTACGTGGCCGTCATCGCCACGATCTTCTTTGCCTTCATCCAGGTCTTCATCGGAACGTCCGGCTACTAG
- a CDS encoding ribonuclease E/G, producing the protein MDNDQVLAVNEESAASEEAAAPQPPRRAIRTRRKAVPKAEAVEAGASADADGAPAVETPAAEAGAPEAVEEKAPARRSRSRKKVEPAEPLPVFAEDAAAHGDALAEAGQAGEPGPSAPAEAAAVEKPVRRRASRAKAPAKAAEAAPVEPAAQNAAPVAEASTAEEEVAATGQESAPREAPVQDSSTAQAPGVAADTEPDETAKSETASPVGALFLEPGSVTSMIFQAPDLSTVLRPAATPAVAKDIDEEDTEDDGEEGEAGGSRRRRSRGRRGRSRVTDREAAGEAEPAEGAADDEDTDEESTRTTDDGVTSRRRRRRRRGDQDLELTGGGDDDPPNTVTRVRAPRAISEAPVNNRVTSVKGSTRLEAKKQRRRESRDTGRRRTVITEAEFLARRESVDRQMIVRQRDDRIQIGVLEDGVLAEHFVSKTQQDSLIGNVYLGKVQNVLPSMEAAFVDIGRGRNAVLYAGEVNWDAVNLEGKQRRIENALKSGDSVLVQVTKDPVGHKGARLTSQISLPGRYLVYVPGGSMTGISRKLPDVERNRLKRILKDRLPEDAGVIVRTAAEGASEEELTHDINRLRAQWEGIEGQATSTKILAPELLYGEPDLTIKVVRDVFNEDFSKLIVSGEEAWDTIEAYVTYVAPDLVGRLEKWTKDTDIFAAWRIDEQIHKALDRKVFLPSGGSLVIDRTEAMTVVDVNTGKFTGSGGNLEETVTKNNLEAAEEVVRQLRLRDIGGIIVIDFIDMVLESNRDLVLRRMVECLGRDRTKHQVAEVTSLGLVQMTRKRMGTGLLEVFGEQCEACAGRGIVTHDEPVEHRRANTVAAEHHVQRTEIQQQQQPRTERKSRRRGKGGQPVSEAAPSTPAPAHHEPTEAERHAKAEATRVALANIAAAAHAAHLHDAEAGHAAPAAAAAAQAVGQALAAQASSGQAPSGQAGTPARPGSAPAQPAATQAAPAAVRPSKASETEVAAAGRPAAVLTFGGEKVALPFVEHGGEAPSPGASLTLDRLAEAFAHLGEPVVAETPAAPAEPQVAAQPAVQAPAHVPAAQAPAARAAEADYTDHTAVQGRARRPRRNRSASRAQGAANETSVEHHETAPVAASGHTHEAKAPEPAQKDAPAKAPANEPIILGVGVPASEL; encoded by the coding sequence ATGGATAATGACCAGGTCCTAGCCGTTAACGAAGAATCCGCTGCTAGCGAAGAGGCAGCAGCGCCCCAGCCGCCCAGGAGGGCCATCCGGACAAGGCGCAAGGCCGTTCCGAAGGCGGAGGCAGTCGAAGCCGGCGCATCCGCGGACGCTGACGGAGCCCCGGCGGTCGAGACCCCGGCGGCCGAAGCCGGTGCGCCGGAGGCTGTGGAGGAGAAGGCCCCGGCCCGGCGCAGCCGCTCACGCAAGAAGGTGGAGCCTGCCGAGCCGCTTCCGGTCTTCGCAGAAGACGCCGCCGCGCACGGTGATGCCCTGGCTGAGGCGGGCCAAGCAGGGGAGCCCGGACCCTCGGCGCCGGCCGAAGCCGCCGCCGTTGAAAAGCCGGTCCGTCGCCGCGCCTCTCGTGCCAAGGCTCCCGCTAAGGCAGCCGAAGCCGCGCCGGTCGAGCCTGCCGCGCAGAACGCAGCGCCCGTTGCCGAAGCCTCAACAGCCGAGGAAGAAGTGGCCGCGACGGGCCAGGAATCTGCACCCCGGGAAGCTCCTGTCCAGGATTCATCCACGGCCCAGGCGCCCGGTGTGGCGGCAGATACCGAGCCTGATGAGACTGCAAAGTCCGAAACCGCCAGCCCCGTCGGTGCGCTCTTCCTTGAGCCCGGCTCGGTCACTTCCATGATCTTCCAGGCGCCGGACCTGAGCACCGTGCTACGGCCGGCGGCCACGCCAGCCGTAGCCAAGGATATCGACGAGGAAGACACAGAAGACGACGGCGAGGAAGGCGAGGCCGGTGGCTCCCGCCGCCGTCGTAGCCGCGGACGCCGCGGACGCAGCCGCGTGACTGACCGGGAAGCTGCTGGCGAAGCCGAACCTGCTGAAGGTGCTGCCGATGACGAGGACACCGATGAGGAGTCCACCCGGACCACGGACGACGGCGTGACCTCCCGCCGTCGCCGCCGCCGCCGCCGCGGCGACCAGGACCTTGAGCTGACCGGCGGGGGAGATGACGACCCGCCCAACACGGTGACCCGCGTTCGCGCGCCGCGAGCCATCAGCGAAGCGCCGGTCAACAACCGCGTCACCTCCGTCAAGGGCTCCACAAGGCTCGAAGCCAAGAAGCAGCGCCGCCGCGAGTCCCGCGACACCGGCCGCCGCCGCACAGTCATCACCGAGGCTGAGTTCCTGGCGCGCCGTGAATCCGTGGACCGCCAGATGATCGTCCGCCAGCGCGACGACAGAATCCAGATCGGTGTCCTGGAAGACGGTGTCCTGGCGGAGCACTTCGTTTCCAAGACGCAGCAGGACTCGCTGATCGGCAACGTGTACCTCGGCAAGGTCCAGAATGTGCTGCCCTCAATGGAAGCTGCCTTCGTCGACATCGGGCGCGGCCGCAACGCAGTCCTTTACGCCGGTGAAGTCAACTGGGACGCCGTCAATCTCGAGGGCAAGCAGCGCCGGATCGAGAACGCACTGAAGTCCGGCGACTCCGTGCTGGTCCAGGTCACCAAGGACCCCGTCGGCCACAAGGGCGCCCGCCTGACCAGCCAGATCTCCCTGCCCGGACGCTACCTCGTGTACGTTCCCGGCGGCTCCATGACCGGCATCTCGCGCAAGCTGCCCGACGTCGAACGCAACCGCCTCAAGCGGATCCTCAAGGACCGCCTGCCGGAAGACGCCGGCGTGATTGTCCGTACCGCAGCCGAGGGCGCGTCCGAGGAAGAGCTGACGCACGACATCAACCGCCTGCGCGCCCAGTGGGAAGGCATCGAAGGCCAGGCCACGTCCACCAAGATCCTTGCCCCGGAGCTCCTCTACGGCGAACCGGACCTCACCATCAAGGTGGTCCGTGACGTCTTCAACGAGGACTTCTCCAAGCTGATCGTCTCCGGCGAGGAAGCCTGGGACACCATCGAGGCGTACGTGACGTACGTGGCTCCGGACCTGGTGGGCCGGCTCGAAAAGTGGACCAAGGATACGGACATCTTCGCCGCCTGGCGGATCGATGAGCAGATCCACAAGGCACTGGACCGCAAGGTCTTCCTGCCCTCCGGCGGCTCCCTCGTGATCGACCGCACCGAAGCCATGACCGTGGTGGACGTCAACACCGGAAAGTTCACCGGCAGCGGCGGCAACCTCGAGGAAACCGTCACCAAGAACAACCTGGAAGCTGCCGAGGAAGTGGTGCGCCAGCTGCGCCTCCGCGACATCGGCGGCATCATCGTGATCGACTTCATCGACATGGTGCTGGAATCGAACCGCGACCTGGTGCTGCGCCGCATGGTGGAGTGCCTCGGCCGCGACCGGACCAAGCACCAGGTTGCCGAAGTGACCTCGCTGGGCCTGGTCCAGATGACCCGAAAGCGCATGGGCACCGGGCTGCTGGAAGTCTTCGGCGAGCAGTGCGAGGCCTGTGCCGGCCGCGGCATCGTCACCCACGACGAGCCTGTGGAGCACCGCCGCGCCAACACTGTTGCCGCCGAGCACCACGTGCAGCGGACCGAGATCCAGCAGCAGCAGCAGCCCCGGACGGAGCGCAAGAGCCGTCGCCGCGGCAAGGGTGGCCAGCCGGTTTCCGAGGCAGCTCCGTCGACGCCCGCTCCGGCGCATCACGAGCCCACAGAAGCCGAACGCCATGCAAAGGCTGAGGCCACCCGCGTGGCGCTGGCGAACATCGCCGCGGCCGCGCACGCAGCCCACCTGCACGACGCCGAAGCGGGCCATGCGGCCCCGGCCGCAGCAGCCGCGGCACAGGCAGTAGGCCAGGCACTGGCAGCCCAGGCATCCTCCGGCCAGGCACCCTCCGGGCAGGCCGGGACTCCGGCCAGGCCCGGATCCGCGCCGGCGCAGCCCGCTGCCACGCAGGCAGCTCCTGCCGCAGTACGCCCGTCCAAGGCATCGGAAACTGAGGTGGCTGCTGCTGGACGTCCCGCGGCGGTCCTGACCTTCGGCGGCGAAAAGGTGGCGTTGCCGTTCGTTGAGCATGGCGGAGAAGCGCCTTCCCCGGGAGCTTCCCTGACGCTTGACCGGCTGGCTGAAGCCTTCGCGCACCTTGGCGAGCCTGTAGTGGCTGAAACTCCGGCGGCACCTGCCGAACCGCAGGTTGCGGCTCAGCCTGCGGTTCAGGCACCTGCCCACGTGCCGGCCGCCCAGGCGCCGGCAGCGCGTGCGGCTGAAGCGGACTACACCGATCACACTGCGGTGCAGGGCCGGGCGCGCCGTCCCCGCCGCAACCGGAGCGCCAGCCGTGCCCAGGGCGCAGCGAACGAGACGTCCGTGGAACACCACGAGACTGCTCCGGTAGCTGCGTCAGGTCACACCCACGAAGCAAAGGCACCCGAGCCGGCCCAGAAGGACGCGCCTGCCAAGGCACCCGCCAACGAACCGATCATCCTCGGCGTAGGTGTACCGGCCTCCGAGCTCTGA
- a CDS encoding DUF4233 domain-containing protein — protein MARLTKAQREWRPGMPKKRRSTKVMFASTVLVLEGFVAFFATLAVFGLRRDDFPPALILSVGIGLSLVLVLTCAVLSKPWGVGLGWILQLVLIFAGFIEPMMFVVGFLFAVAWWYGIRTGIRIDREAGQREREQAEWEAAHPEDQSN, from the coding sequence ATGGCTCGACTCACTAAGGCGCAGCGGGAGTGGCGGCCGGGCATGCCCAAGAAGCGGCGCTCCACCAAAGTCATGTTCGCCTCCACGGTCCTGGTGCTCGAAGGGTTCGTCGCGTTCTTCGCCACGCTGGCGGTCTTCGGACTCCGGCGCGACGACTTCCCCCCGGCTCTCATCCTCTCGGTGGGCATCGGGCTGAGCCTGGTGCTGGTGCTCACCTGCGCGGTACTTTCCAAGCCGTGGGGTGTCGGCCTCGGCTGGATCCTGCAGCTCGTCCTGATCTTCGCAGGATTCATCGAACCCATGATGTTCGTGGTGGGGTTCCTCTTTGCCGTTGCCTGGTGGTACGGCATCAGGACCGGAATCCGGATTGACCGGGAGGCCGGGCAGCGCGAACGGGAACAGGCCGAATGGGAAGCCGCGCACCCTGAAGACCAAAGCAACTAG
- the ndk gene encoding nucleoside-diphosphate kinase, whose amino-acid sequence MSIERTLVLIKPDGVTRNLTGAILGRVEAKGYTLTELKKVDASRELLEQHYEEHVGKPFYEPLVEFMLSGPVVAAIFEGHRVIEGFRSLAGTTDPTTAAPGTIRGDFGRDWGLKVQQNLVHGSDSVESAEREIKIWFQD is encoded by the coding sequence GTGAGCATTGAGCGCACCCTCGTCCTGATCAAGCCCGACGGCGTGACCCGCAACCTGACCGGCGCCATCCTTGGCCGGGTTGAAGCCAAGGGCTACACCCTCACCGAGCTCAAGAAGGTCGACGCCAGCCGCGAACTGCTGGAGCAGCACTACGAGGAGCACGTGGGCAAGCCGTTCTACGAGCCGCTCGTCGAGTTCATGCTCAGCGGACCGGTCGTCGCGGCAATCTTCGAGGGCCACCGCGTGATCGAAGGCTTCCGTTCCCTCGCCGGCACCACCGACCCCACGACGGCGGCGCCCGGCACCATCCGCGGCGACTTCGGCCGCGACTGGGGCCTGAAGGTACAGCAGAACCTGGTCCACGGTTCCGATTCCGTCGAGTCCGCCGAGCGGGAGATCAAGATCTGGTTCCAGGACTAA